The sequence CATAAGGATAAGTACAGTAAGTATTTGAGTTCATTAAATAACAAGACCTCTTTATATTAACAATATCCTCTGTGATTTATAATAACCAACAGATATCCTAGAAAACTGCAGGTCTTTAcaagttgcttttttttacaGCACAAAAGGAGATATTTTAGTCATTCTTGCAATGGGAAGGATATTATTGCTGAGCAGAACCACCGCCCCAGGCACCTGGATGTAACCAGATGCCAAGACCTCGCTTGTACACCAGCCTTTGCAACATCCCAATTTGTCCAGGGAAAATCACATTGTTATTATGAGTCAAAACCATTTCAGCTTTCTAAGTTATGGGAAGTCTTAATAAATAAAGAACCAGGAAGTTGCAACATATGTCAAGAAAGATTTTGTAAGACTGACACACACAGCTGGAGGACAACAGAGCTACGTGGGCCAGAGAGACCTCTAAAATTGAAACTCAACAGGTAAGTGCTGAATGCCCCAGCAGAGGGCCTGGTTGCAGCTTCTGGGCAGTCTTTAATTCATGTGTGTTAAGCCAGAACAAAATAATGCCCTGCAGAAGCCACAAATCACAACTCACCACAAACCAAGAACTCTCTGGCTGCTCCTCATTTTGTACTCAGACTACCTGCCATTAAATAGCTCCCTCTGGGAGCAAGGGTGAGAGCATCCCATTTTGTGGAAGAGTTTTGCACTTTTAAATATGGATAATTTCCCTCTCCAAACAGACATTCAAAAAACGGTGAAGGGCtgggcagaaaaaaaggtgGCAGTTTATCCcacttggaaaaacaaaacaaaacaaaacaaaagttctAAATCACCACATCACAAGACTATTTGAGCTAAAAATGTCACTTGGAAATCAAACAGGGCCACATGGAAATTGGTTtgaacacaatgaaaaaaagaggagggaggagtCGTAAATACAGCGATCTCTAAGTCACACGGCTCCGAGGAGGAAACTCCTCGGGATACACGTGTTAACATTGGAGTGCTTAGTACCAGACTGTCTATTTGCTCACAATATTAAGGGGCATCTAGAATTAGCTATGGGAGGTTTAAAATCGCCTGCCGGTTGGACAGAGAAAGGCTTGATCCAGAGATGGTCCGTCAGTCAAGGGTGTGGATTCCCTGGGCCTTCCTGATGACTGTCTtgcaaactgaaacaaagagaCAACAGGGAAACGTTTCAGGATGACTTTGGAAAAGCATCGTGCCAAGGCAAGTGTCAGACAACCTTGAGAGAGCAAGTGTGAGTCACGCTGTCGCCAGGCAGACAATGCATTGTTacactgcagcactgagccagaggaaagggggaagaagaaaatcaagtgGTTGAAGCTgcattcaaaaattaaaataatatctaCCAAAAGACAGCCCTTCAGACACTCCCTCACCTCGTGCTCCCCACTTACCACCAAGAAACCTGCAGATAACAGAGGACAAACAGAGGTAAACAGTCAGTACTCCATGAGGATGTGGTTCTGCCCCACCCCATTCCTTCCAAGGATAACTAGGATGGCATTTTACTGCCCTAATAACCTGTTCTTCCCAACATAAATGGACgatctcttctttctctttgccttcttACTTCTCTAACACTACACCCCATTTTTGCCCAGTGTCTAAGAAAAATTTGGCAAAATCAGCCCCCAAACTGATGACATAATTTAAcagaatagaaagaaaacaaatcaaaagctttaaaattgtCATGGTTGCTTCTCCCGCAATGCCCAAGTGTTACTCCAAGCCTTGGCCCACTAGTAAATATTGTTAAcaagcaatggaaaaaataaattccttgtAAATACGCTTGGAATGTTCAATTTCCAACTGTATTCCAAGCATTTGCATGTCTAACTTACTTTTTTTGAGACTGACAAAAGTTTCTCTGCAAGTCATGGAAAGTAACACATGCATTACAGAAATAAGAATAGCACTAAAATCTACAGAATATTCtaacacatttttcttacaCTTTTCACTCAGACATTTCTTTAGAATAGTTCTGAAATGAGGCAGTAAACCTCGCTCATCAACCTGTCAGTGAAACTATAAAAACAATCAATACCACAGATTTGCCTGTCAAGCTATGAACAGGATCATTTCTCACACAAATGTTGGGGGTTTTAAACCAAATAGAGTAATACAGAGTTTTGTCAAATCACTTGATACCTACAGTGCACAAGGAAGGAGTCATATTAGTCATCTGCAGCCGACATTCCTTTCACTGGatctttttctctcatctgaaaaaggaaacagtgtTCAAGTACTGATTCTCACATGCCTTATCTCAAAATTTATCAGTATGAAACACCTCCAGTATGTAAGACATTGATTATATCTGAGCATCTCAAATCAGCGATTGCGAAATGCACATGCAGGCACCATTTCTGGTTAAGCCGTGGGTTGGCAACAGATTTAGAACCCTTACCCAAAGGGCAAGAGTGAACATGAAACTAGAATGAAATATCCTGAGGCACgaagggagaggagggtgcAGGGCAGGACACAAACCATGGAACAAGGTTCTCATTATTACCAAACTTGTGTTTCTCAGAGTAAGAATCCTGTTACATACCCCTACTACCTGCTTACGGTACTTAGAGCTAAAAAACCTTTTACTCAACAGGTTTCCAGCAATTAATGAGAACAAAATCGACCATTCAGCTTTGAGTAAAAGCAAATAGAAGATACTGAGGCAGTAAATGAATCATTGCCACTCAGCCCCTCATTACCTGTGGTTCAATACATTTACTGGCTCAATAACAAACAGAAGGAGAATTCCATAATGATTAGGAGATGCCAGCACGATGGACTCATGGCCAATCATTCCAAGCACACACAGCATGACCTAAATAGCAGGAGCACAATTCACACCATGCCCTGACAATgcagcagcctctcctctctgctgtgctggagagaaGCAGTTTCTCACACAACCCACACCTGCCCTGCTTTCCCACTGACCTCATCCAGCTGTCTCTTGGTCTCCTCCTCCATCCTACGGATGTCCTCCATAGTCAGATCAACCCACTTATCAAGCCAGCAAAAGAGCTGCCGGTGGAAGTTTGTGAAGAGACGCTTTTCTTGCTGcaaaaggaggaataaaacaCAAACCAGCTTAGTCACAGGGCAATTACCATGGAGCTCACAGGATTGTAAGAATTTTCAGAGATGTGTACACTGAAGAATCAGCTCCTTCGCCCACCTTTCCATCTAGCTGCCACAATTGGAAACTGGAGATagctcatttttattcttttatcaGAATATCTAATCTAGAGCCCTGAATCCCcagagaaatgtcttttttttccctcaaaccTAGACAGCAGTCTGCACACTGCACTGAAAGAATTAGTGAGTTTCCTTTGATTTGACAGTACTGTTCTGACTGAATAAAGTGCTCCAAGTTGGGTTTACTTAGAGCATGAAAGTTGGCCTAGAGGtgcagaaaaaaggagaaacaggtatttttaaaattcttaactTGCTAAAAACTGGAAGTTAGGAAGTGTTTTTTGTTCCCTTTGCAATGACCTAAAAAAATGCCTAAACTtgtttttcacagctgaaaaccTTTCAGCAGAGGTGACTAATGTGCACAAGCTACTTCAGGTTTGGAgcaatttatttccattttataagAGATAAGCTAGGCAAAATCATTCTATTAGACAGGGTTATACAAAGTCTCTTGGAAAGACCTCATTAAGGAAGAACACTTCAGTTTTATCAATTATGGTTTCATATCTGATACCTGCTCTCATCAAAAGCAGCTTGAATACTTTGATGCAAACCTGTAGATACTCATAAAAAGAAAGGGATTGAAGACACTGCTTTTTTCAGGACTTTTGTTAGAGGTATTTGAAATCCTGCAGCACCGTGGTCATTCCCCCTTGGAGCTGTCTTTAGATTGTAACACCAGAGAACTGCTTTTGCAGAAGTGGCTCTGTGGTTTATCAATATTAACCACTGAGAAGTCTCTGTGATCTGAAGGCACAGGAGTTTTATGAACACAGCACTGTCTGAGAAACCACACACAAACATTCCCAGGTGTAGCATTCTCCTGCAGCTCATGGGTTATAGACTCTGCCACAAAAAAGCTCTTTTCAAGATACCATTTCTGTTTAAAGTCAATAAAGTTTCCCACcatctgcttattttttaacACAAGTTTCTCCTGCAGCAGACTGGGAGAGGAAAGCATGACTAGAGCTCCAGGACTTGCTAGAAAGATCCTCAGCTGATCAGGATCGAATAGCTGGAGCTATCTCCccacaaaaaaatgttttgcctttAAGCAATGTAATTCCAGTATAAATGCATCACCCCATCACTCACAAATCAACTACCAAGTGACTGCCATTCTGATCTATTAAACAACACAAACCAGCCCATTTACCTTCACACATTAGAGTGACAACGTTCCATAGCCAGTTCACACAACAaccagccagccctgcccttggATTAGCAGCAAATTGAACCCAGCTTTAACTGACTGCAGAATTTCAGGCAGAGGCATTGACTGCTACAGCAGGTGGGTGATGAAACGTGTCCCATTTCCACATCTCTCCTCATCGCAGAACATACCTTCTGTATAAAGTTCTCCACTTTATTTTGCAGACCCCACCACTTGAACTTGACTGTTACCAGCTTGTAAGCACACATGTATGGACAATCTGACTGCTTCCCCAGGTCCTTCTGCAAAGACACAAAGACATTCACATTAAGCCCCTGGCTGAATGtctccaggaaagcagctcCTTCAGTCCTAGCTATGAAGTCTTTCCACAATTCCCCACAATCCTCTTGCATCCTTATatcttgcttattttttatGGACAAGTTTTGTCACACCTTTGCTCACCCTTTTTCCAGGGTATAGAAGAGCATGATGAAAATAGACCCTCGTTTCCTTCACAGGTGGCTTTCCCTCCATTTTGAGAACAGACtactccttcctctcctctgttgtcccctttttcttccattaaaattaTGTCTTTCAGTATCCTCACTGTTATACGACGACTACTTCGCTTCCTTAAAAGTCTCTTGATAAAGTCCCTATCCAAAACATTTTGGAATTAGATTATATCATCTGAGTCATGATTATAAAGCCTTAAAGAAAACTCCATTAGGTTTCCTATTTCCTATTACAGGAGCCATAACCATTTTTCCCAAGTGAATCATATCAACTTCAGCTTCTGCCACATGTGCCTGCTAGAAATCAGACCTCCACACCAGTAGCTCCCCAAATCCCACTCGGTCCCTTTTAAAGACTGGTATTAGATCTGCACTTGTAATGTCTTCAGATTCCAAGGATTTCAGTGAAAGGTTAAACACTGCTGGTCATTACTGAGCTATTTCATACTTAAATCCTCTTGGGTGAACCCTTGGGCTGAGCACCAGACAGCTCTGGAGAGTTCCTGGAACTCAAACTCTTTGTACCAAGCTCTCtcacttattttaaaaccacAACAGTTTCAGTGCTGAgttctgcatttccttctgcagaaggAAGATTCCAGTGTTTTCCAGATGTACCTTTGGCTCCAAACCCCAGTATCTGTACTTCAGTCATGCAAGTTGCTACAGCTCCTGAACCCATCAATACAAACCTTCCAGTTGGGACCCAGAGGTCCACGTCCAGTCTTGACAGATTTAAATCTTGCTGGATCTTCTTCTGCCTTGTAATCCTATTGGACAGACACAAAGATTAAACATAAATTATTCTACTGTTATCCAGCTGATCTCTCACatgaaggatttattttcctgggcAAAGAATAACCTCTGCCTTCTCAAGAGCTACTGTTTTCAGACCTCAACATTAGGTCAGACACttcaaggaaatatttctccCCCCTGTGCTGTGTCCTAGACCTATGAATAAGTGGGAACAAACTGATACAACCTTTGTAAGGCTATCAGAAGGTCTGTAGGATATGTTTCCTGTAACCCCTTGTTCTTTGGGAGCTAAACACTGCTGTTACAGAAAGCAGCTATGCTCTGGAGCTGTGCTCTCTAGAATTTTTCACAGCACTGTTATCACTGTGATGTTCACATGCTGCTCACTAGAAGGAAAGTACAGTCAGACTCACAGTACCACCATGAGAATGGTATCAAACACTGTTTGAAAGTCAGGAAACTCAAGCAACATTGCATTTTTGTGcagctgatttttcttcccattaCAGTACAGAAACActcctttctttcccacagTAACTGTAGTGATTCTTAAAACCAAGTGTTAGCTACACCATTTCCAGGTACACTTGTGAAGCCAGGGGTCGGTATCAAAAAGGGGGAAGTTTAAGAGAGATCCTGTATGGAAAGGGGAGTGCCATTTCCTGCTATTCAAGCACTTTAGCCAGTTGCAGTGCTGTAGAAATACAGTTACATGCCCAGGCAACACATCTTCCATGCAGTGTtgacacagtttttaaaagagcTTTTCCTCTGGCTTGCATGAGTAGTTTTAAGGAACgcctttcctcctctttccatcCTCTCACTTGTCCTGCTACCTGTGACCATCCCTGAAAACACAGTTTATCCATGATCCCCTCTTTTAGCACAAGGCCTCCCCCCCGAGGGAGCTGTTACCCACCTACCATACCTTGGGGAGTACTTGGCTCCGATCAGCAATGTCTATATAAATGGCTTCTACACTCTTCCATACCTCTGGCTCCAGTTTATGGACCTGCAGGGAAACAACAAGACTCAAGGAGCTGGTTCAGTGACAGAACACTCCCATTCTAAGAAAACATAAAGCCAGATGGAAATGCAGTGCTCCCCTTGGTAAGCACACAACGTGAGAGTTTCTAAAGAAGCAAAGGTGCTCACACAGAACAAGTGCTTGGGGGTCAATTTTATTCAGTTTATGTGAGAAGCCAACAAGAAGGGAGTCTCTGCCTTGGTAGTgagacaaatatttgaaatgcaggACCACAGTGAATAGACAGTTCCACACAGCACTTCTCTaatgcagcacagaaagcagcactgtGACATTAAAGAGATGAGTAAAACACACGACACAAGTACTTACATTCTCTTGTGTTCCAAGATCTGATTTATGCCAGGTTTCAATTTTGATCAGGAAGTCATCCTTCATATACTCATTCTGTCATCAAAATAAAGCTTCTTGTTATTCTTATGATATAGAATTTGTCTTCTTATTACACAGATAAGCATTAGGAGAGTCAACTCAAAGAACGGAATCATTCAAAGAACGAACTCTCCATTTTACTGGGGTCTGACTTAGGGAATTTCAGTATTATTTGTAATCAGATCATTGCTTTCAGCAAAATTGATTGATCATTAATTACTTAAGATTAAATAAACCACAAGCTgttcaccaaaaaaacccccataagTTCTATTGTTTTAGTGAAGCATTTGGAGTTtataaacagctttttctttaaaggacaATATCTGCCACTCTATTTAGAGTTTAGAAGGGGTAACATAAGTTAGCTAGGCAGGAACTGTCTTTCCAAAGAGATTACTAATCTAGCACTGAGTACATATTTTGATGCAACTCTTCAAATTAATAACAGTATCAAACTGATGTGCTGAGAGCTTTTGACACTGGGAAGGGACAAGAAGCACAGTTCTGCCAAGTAAGCAGAACACTTTCCATTTCTCACTATTACTGTGAGTAGCAAAGGACTCCCAAAGGTAACCCTATCCTCCCTCAGGggagcagaaacaaaagcacaagCCAGTGAAACAGTCAGCATGTAGAAAGGAAACATCAAATTCAGAAAAGAGACTCCTCAAAGGGACAGCACGGCATGAGCTAACTGGTTTTTATTCCGTTTACCCAGGCAATGGTTCTTTCCcattgctgcagcacagacaggtCTCTGTCCATGGTCACAAAGGGTCTGTGGATACACCAGAGCTGGTAATGGGGGTTAATCCATGTGATCTTAAAATGATAAAGGCTGAAGTGCCTTTAGCTCACGTTAAAGAGCTGCTTCTACCCAGAACACTTCATTTCAGACATTACTCCATAGATCATCAGTAAAAGCAATACTTACTGTAATTACTGGTCCAAGAAATCaacacatgaaaagaaagagacacAGTACTTTAGTGAAAAAAGACTGTACAGCAACCATTGCCCTCCTCCCATTCTCAGCCAAACAGGGACAGCTTCAGcttcccagggcactgctggtaCCTCTGAGGGAAAAGACATGGAAGCTGATAAAACCCAGCTAACTTCACCCCCTTCTCCTCTGGAAATTCTCAGACTAGGAGAAACCCAGAGGAGCAGCAATTAATTATGTACTGCCACTTGTACTCCCTggcctgcagccagctggatGAGAAGATGGAATAAGTATGTTCAGCTGACAGCATTTTACCAATCCTTTCTCAGCTTGCAGATAAGAAGCCTCTCTGTAGTTCCAAAGGAAACCCATGCTGGATTTCAGGCCAGTGCAGACCTGCCTGGAGTAACCAGACCCtctgcatctctgctgctcGTGGTAACTGAACTCCCCGGACAGTGAGGCTCAATTattcaacacagaaaagcaattaaagaTCCTGTAACAGTCAGCATCTGCTCTACCTGAGCAATTCTACTCAAGCAGAAGGAAGTCTGAAGCTGGAGTTGAACTTCTCTGGTCTGTTCTGAAGTTTAACATGAGGGCTTGATTAAGGAGCAATTTGGTTTTAAAGGTACTGTAACAATTTTTGAGTTTCCAACCCAGCGTTCTGGAGACAGTTACCATCCCAAATCACCTATCATGCACATCCAGCTGCCTTAATTACCCACTGCTGGGCATGGACTGTTCTGAACCCCATAGCAtgtgaaaattgctttttacaGCAATTTTACAGAAAGCCAATTATTTAAACT comes from Corvus cornix cornix isolate S_Up_H32 chromosome 19, ASM73873v5, whole genome shotgun sequence and encodes:
- the PITPNA gene encoding phosphatidylinositol transfer protein alpha isoform: MVLIKEYRVILPVSVEEYQVGQLYSVAEASKNETGGGEGVEVLVNEPYERDGERGQYTHKIYHLQSKVPAFVRMLAPEGALNIHEKAWNAYPYCRTVITNEYMKDDFLIKIETWHKSDLGTQENVHKLEPEVWKSVEAIYIDIADRSQVLPKDYKAEEDPARFKSVKTGRGPLGPNWKKDLGKQSDCPYMCAYKLVTVKFKWWGLQNKVENFIQKQEKRLFTNFHRQLFCWLDKWVDLTMEDIRRMEEETKRQLDEMREKDPVKGMSAADD